Proteins encoded together in one Porites lutea chromosome 2, jaPorLute2.1, whole genome shotgun sequence window:
- the LOC140925777 gene encoding uncharacterized protein yields the protein MDLRTELMTFLRVCRHFLHLKVMVWITQSSKATVSRVFVAWAVFLSTLFECLDLTPLPAFVEALMPKVFNDAGFAETEAMTDATETWSSQSENFDVNNITFSNYKEPHYCETAVWVYPHGGLLCCSETFPGTIPDQDITEHCGVLDKIKKGKLVLKGKGFDIADLCLKKGILHNRPPMKFDPQYEQIDMSRNFDIAMLRIYNENYIGRIRDWTILNSCWPMMRIDILGYCFKVFVHVVNILKTPVGPNET from the coding sequence ATGGACTTAAGGACAGAGTTGATGACTTTCCTGAGGGTTTGTAGACATTTCCTCCATCTCAAGGTGATGGTATGGATAACACAGAGTAGCAAGGCTACTGTTTCAAGAGTTTTTGTGGCATGGGCAGTATTTTTGTCTACACTTTTTGAGTGTCTTGACCTGACCCCTTTACCAGCATTTGTGGAAGCACTTATGCCAAAAGTATTTAACGATGCAGGCTTTGCTGAGACTGAAGCTATGACAGATGCTACTGAGACTTGGAGTTCACAGTCCGAAAATTTCGATGTTAATAACATAACATTCAGCAACTACAAAGAACCACACTACTGTGAGACAGCAGTGTGGGTTTACCCTCACGGTGGTCTTCTCTGCTGCAGTGAGACTTTCCCAGGGACAATACCAGATCAAGACATTACTGAGCACTGTGGGGTTCTGGACAAGATTAAGAAAGGGAAACTAGTTCTAAAAGGCAAGGGTTTTGACATTGCAGACCTGTGTCTTAAAAAGGGCATTTTACACAATCGGCCCCCAATGAAGTTTGATCCTCAATATGAGCAGATAGACATGAGTAGGAATTTTGACATTGCCATGTTAAGAATATACAATGAGAACTACATTGGCCGCATACGGGACTGGACCATATTAAACAGCTGTTGGCCAATGATGAGAATAGATATCCTTGGATATTGTTTCAAGGTGTTTGTACAtgttgtaaatattttgaaaactcCAGTAGGGCCAAATGAAACTTAG